Proteins from one Fragaria vesca subsp. vesca linkage group LG6, FraVesHawaii_1.0, whole genome shotgun sequence genomic window:
- the LOC101314972 gene encoding F-box protein At4g22390-like produces the protein MPPRINTSRHEISKISHGFGYDSRTHDYKVVRIVRYLAWTGRKTSYEIWSLAQPSWKALSVLPPVDDFRPSSRSIFVSGAVHWVHGRVHGIWMHEANPTIVSFDMSDEVFGEITMPQVMMIKSHRIISRYRNSLAVLQWDFVLDDAKQKQLDMWVMKEYGVVESWTKLLTVKLPEYIHSIRRLGFRNNGEALIRYVNHPRARKTSRHVQKLLNPHSDDIGDFEAQGSRFLEYKLVEPFVESLILLDHPSAISTNILKG, from the coding sequence ATGCCGCCCAGGATCAACACCAGCCGTCATGAGATTAGTAAGATTTCACATGGCTTTGGTTATGACTCGCGTACCCATGATTATAAAGTTGTGAGGATTGTGAGATATTTGGCTTGGACCGGACGGAAAACCTCATACGAGATTTGGTCTCTAGCGCAACCCTCCTGGAAGGCTCTTAGTGTTCTTCCTCCCGTAGACGACTTTCGTCCTAGTTCGCGTTCTATCTTTGTTAGTGGTGCTGTTCATTGGGTGCATGGCAGGGTGCATGGCATTTGGATGCATGAAGCAAATCCGACCATTGTGTCCTTTGATATGTCCGATGAAGTATTTGGTGAGATAACGATGCCTCAAGTCATGATGATTAAAAGCCATCGCATTATATCAAGATATAGGAACTCCTTAGCAGTTTTGCAGTGGGATTTCGTTTTAGATGATGCGAAACAGAAACAACTTGACATGTGGGTTATGAAAGAGTATGGCGTGGTCGAGTCTTGGACTAAACTGTTAACGGTTAAATTGCCAGAGTACATTCACAGCATCAGACGGCTTGGGTTTAGAAACAATGGTGAAGCCTTAATCAGATATGTCAATCATCCTAGAGCTCGGAAAACAAGCCGTCATGTGCAAAAATTGCTGAATCCTCATAGCGATGACATTGGTGATTTTGAAGCCCAGGGGAGCAGGTTCCTTGAATACAAACTTGTGGAGCCTTTTGTAGAAAGTCTTATCTTGCTTGACCACCCTTCTGCAATTTCAACCAATATTTTAAAAGGGTAA